From the Bacillus sp. FJAT-22090 genome, the window GGATTCCTTGTGAGGTCCTTACATAAAATTCTTGTTGATCGAATCGTTCAATAGATTTAACCGATGTTAGATCCATTCTTTTACGATTTCTTAAGGAAATAACGTGGTCCCCCGATGGAATAGTAATTGTTTGATTTTCTGCTTGAAATTGCATTTATACTCTCTCCTCTCCTTGTCCTCTCTTTGTATTGTATGCACGTAAAAAAAAAGCATGACAAATGCCACGCTTTTTATTTTATAAAATTTATTTGTTTTCTATTTTTTAATCTTCATCATCAATAAATGCTGGATCTACTTTTTCTAATCTCTCTTCTTTTGTTATCGTGAACATCGATGCAGCTTCCTCTTTTTTAGCAGAATCTCTTATCGCATCAACAATAGCAGTTACTACCTTTTGACCAAATCGAATAGATAGTTCATCTCCCGCCTTTACATCGGAGCTTGCCTTCGCCACTTTTCCATTTATCGTAATTCTTCCTTGATCTGCAACCTCTTTTGCAAGTGTTCTACGCTTAATCAATCGAGAAACTTTTAAAAATTTATCTAATCTCATAACAACACTACCTCTCTAATTTCTTTGCATCTTTCCAAAAAGAATCGAGCTCTTCCAGATTATAATGAGTAAAGTCTCCTTTTCCCTTTTTAACACTCGACTCAATATATTGGAATCTCCTTTTAAACTTTTCATTTGCTTGCATGATCGCTTGCTCTGGAGATAAGCCGTAAAAACGAGCTAAATTAACGAGCGTAAACAATACATCCCCTAACTCATCCGTCTGCGTATCTATATTGCCATCTTTTAACTCTTTCTTCCATTCTTTTAGCTCTTCATCGAACTTTTCCCATGCTCCAGATACATCTGGCCAATCAAAACCAACTTTTGCTACTTTCTTTTGAAAATTATAAGAAGTAAGCAACGAAGAATCTGCACGCAATTCCCCATCTAGCAATGACTCGTTATGTTCTTTCTTCTCTTGCGCTTTAATTTGCTGCCAATTACGAAGCACATCTTCTGAATTTGTGGCGATCACATCTCCAAAAACATGGGGATGTCTGCGAATCATTTTATTGGATACTGACTCTAGTACATCCTCTAAGCTGAAATATCCATTATCTTCTCCAATTTGAGCATGTAAAAATACTTGTAATAGCACATCGCCGAGTTCCTCAACAATATGATCATCGTCTTCTTCATCTATTGCCTGTAATAATTCATACACTTCTTCTACGGCATATTTCTTTAGCGTCGTATGTGTTTGTTCCTTATCCCATGGACATCCATTAGGACCACGTAAATCAGCTACAATTTTACGTAGGGTTTGCCATTCCTTTAATCTATTTTCTTGCTGGAGTATAGGAGGAACGTATAATGTTGTTAAATTATCGAGTTCCATTACTCGATCTAGCTCATATAAAGGCACTTTCGTTAACTTTTCCTGAGCTGAACCAGCTGCAGTGACGATAGTAACGACATATTCATCTGGATATTTTTCCATGAGCGTAAGCTTCACTTCGGAGGCGCTAAACGCATCATAAACTTGTCCGATTAATACGTGCGCATTCATTTGAATGTCGTCACGTTTTAAGCTTGTACCATCTAAAAGCTGAAATCCTTCGATAGGATCTATTCTTAACGCGCCAAAAATAGGGTCTAAAAAGCTTTGTCCACCTTCAATATTAATTTTCGCTTTGCCTTGTTGCTCCGCTTCAATAAGTAATTGTACAGTTTGTTCAGCTACTAATGGGTGTCCGGGTACTGCGTACGTAACAGGGTTAGCAATTGCTAACTGAAGTAAAGTTTTCACAATCTCCTCATAAACACCTTCAAATTGATCATTCTTTTCATAAATTTCATCGAAGCTTTTCCATGTAAGTCCTTCTGTTTTTAATTCTTGCAAAACAGGATGCTGCTCCGTACGAACATATAAATGTTCTGATGCTTTTAGCTTTTTATATATACCTAGAGGCAATTGATCTAAATCGCTTGCCCCGAGGCCAATAATGGTAATTTCATTCATCTGCTCACAACCTTACTTTTCTTTATTCAACCATAGTTGAAATGTAGCCATTCTTCGTCCAAAAGGCAATAAAAACCACTCTTTTTCTCCGATTACACGTCTTTTTGCAATGATTAGTAAGAAAATGGTTGCTCCAAGTGTTACAGCGCTAATAGAAATAACGACAGACTGTAGTCGACTGGATAAACTATCGAAGAGTATAGCATCTGCCACCCACACATACGCGGTTACACAGATTACCATCATAAGCGAAGCAATTCCAATGCCTTTATAAAAGGAAATAGAGGCAAACGAAATGTTCCAGTTCTTTTTAAAATAATAAAACATCATTAAAAATACAATCGCTAAACTAATATTTCCTGCTATTGCTGCACCAACAATCCCATAAGATGAGACAAGCATACCATTTAATAGCCATTTACAAAATACGCCAACCAGTAAAAATAAAGTAGGGATTTTTACTTTCCCACTTCCTTGAAGCATAGCCATCAACGTTAATATTAAGGACATCCATATTATTTGACATGCAAATACCATCAAAGTGAAGGACTCAGCTCTAGTTTGGAATAACATTTCATTTACATAAGGTAAAACTACAATCAACCCTAATGCTGCAGCAAATCCAAAGGTGAAAGCGACACGGTATGTAAGCTGCATGAAAGGGATAGCCGTTCTTCCCTTTTCTTTATTGATTCGATGTGCAACTAACGGAACTATCGCTAAAGATAAAGTAGAGGCAATAACAATTCCTAATTGGACTAGCGGCTGTCCTCGATCATAAATTCCTTTCATCTCCATCGCTTGTTGCTTTTCCAAGCCGCTTTCTACTAACGTTTGAAAAATAGTAAAAGAATCCACCAACTGAAAAAGTAAAAACAATAGCGCACTAATACTTGCACTAATACTAACAATGGTCAAATCCTTTACAATTGGCCAAATTGGAACTACTTGTTTCGGTTTGTTTGTATGAAGATTTCCTAATCCTCTCCAATATACATAAGAAAGAAAAACAACACCTGCTAGTTCCCCTGCCACTGCACCATACATTGCCATACTGCCAGCCTTGTATAAATCAAAACTAGTAGAAACGACAATCCATGTACCTAATAAAATGATAATCACTCGTACTGCTTGCTCGATCACTTGTGCATAAGCAACCGGCTGCATCTTGCCATCTGCTTGAAACTTTCCTTTTAACACAGCCAGCATTGGCATTAACAAAATAACATAGGAACCCGCTTTTAATAACGGAGCTAACTGGACATCACCCATTGTACTTGCAAGAAATTCAGCTCCGGCAAATAGTAAAAGAAAAAATAGAATTGAAATGATTCCAATAAAAACGAAAGCAATTTGTATAATTCTTGGAATAGCTTCATCATTTTTGGTAGCTTTATATTCTGATAGTATTTTTGACAATGCAACGGCAAATCCAAAAGAAGTCCAAGTTGTTACAATACCAATGAACGGATAAACCTGTTGGTAAATATAAAATCCTTCATCTCCAACCAAATTTTGAAATGGAACACGATAAACAGCGCTTAATAGCTTTACAATAATCGCTGCAATCGTCAACATGGCTGCGCCCTTCATATACGTTTTCATGTTCCATTCGTTACTCATTTCCTTCATCCTTCTTCCATCTCTCAATGCAACTATTATACATGAATATAAAATAAACAGCATATCTCCAGGGAATGAGCAACACAAACAGACATGGAAAAAGGCCTTTCTCTATTAATAGAAAAAGACCTTCGATAAATTAAGTTTCCATTTGTTTTGCTAAGAAATTTGCTGCTGTTTCGACTGCTTTTAACTCTGCTTCCCCAACAAAATGGACTTTAGAAATTAAAAAGACAGCGCCTATTGGATCTCCAGATGAGATAATTGGAGCAATACAGTAGGATTTGACTGATTCAAAAACCCCTGGTACCCATTCTACTGAGTTTTCATGTTTTTCCGTAACAATAGAACGTTTACTAACGATTTCTTCTACATCTGGGCTTAGTCTTCTATTTAGATAATCTTTTTTGGATAAACCTGCCACTGCAATCATTTCGTCACGATCACTTATTAATACCGGAGTACCTAGCGTTTCGTATAATGTTTCTGCATACTCTTTTGCAAAATCCCCGAGTTCATTGATAGGTGAGTATTTTTTTAGTATTACTTCACCTTCTCTATCCGTAAAAATTTCCAGTGGATCACCTTCACGGATGCGAAGCGTTCTGCGAATTTCTTTCGGAATTACTACTCTACCTAAATCATCAATGCGTCGTACGATGCCTGTTGCTTTCATGTAATGTGCCTCACTTTCGACTGATTGGGTATTAATTTTCATTTCTGCCATAGTATGCATCACATTACCATAAAATATGCAAAGTGCTAATTCACTTCAGACTTTTCTTTTTTTGCCTCAGGCAACAACCGCATCATCTCTTCTAACACATCAAAAGGATTAAACTTCCCTGTTTTACGTTCATCGATTGTAATGACCAAATTTCGATTATCCATGTTAAATCCAATTGCACGACCATATTTCATCGACTTTTCAACAAGCATGGCACCATCAATGTTTTGTGTACCCTCGGTACTGAATCGAATAGACACAATCTTGTTTACTTCTTTGATTGATTCGACTCCTACATCTTTACCCCAAACTTTCATACGAGCAATTCGTAGCAATTTTTCTGCTTCCAGGGGAATGTCTCCAAAACGGTCTTGCAGCTCATCAACAAGGTCCATATATTCCTCTTCCTTGTCCATTGCTTTAACACGTTTATACATCTGGATTTTTTGATATCCATCTGGAATATATTCGTCAGAAATATAAGCATCTGTCGATAAAACAATTTCTAAATCTTGTATTTCTTCTTTCTTTATACCTGTTCGTTTTTCCTCAATTGCATCTTCAAGCATCTGTGTATATAAGTCGAAACCAACGGAATCAATAAACCCATGTTGTTGAGAACCTAATAGATTCCCTGCTCCTCGAATAGACAAATCACGCATTGCGATTTTAAATCCGGAGCCAAGCTCTGTAAATTCCTTAATTGCTTGTAATCTTTTTTCCGCAACATCCGTCAATACCTTATCTCGTTGATGCATTAAATAAGCATAAGCTACTCGATTCGAGCGTCCTACTCGACCACGAAGTTGATAAAGCTGCGATAATCCCATTTTATCAGCATCATGTATGATAAGCGTATTCACATTTGGTATATCAATCCCTGTTTCAATAATAGTTGTTGTTACGAGTACATCATATTCCCCTTCTAAAAAGCTAATAATGACAGACTCTAGTTCTGTTTCAGGCATTTGTCCATGCGCAAAACCTACTCTTGCAGTTGGAACTAACATTTGAATTTCATCTACTTTTCGAGTAATGTCTTCCACCCGGTTGTATAAATAAAACGCCTGTCCTCCCCTTGCTAGCTCTCTTTCTATTGCTTCACGTACAAGTGCACCGTTATATTCCATCACATACGTTTGGACTGGGAAACGATTTTTAGGCGGTGTTTCGATAACAGATAAATCCCGCACTCCAATCATTGACATATGCAATGTCCGAGGTATTGGAGTTGCAGTTAGCGTAAGTACATCTACATTTGTTTTTAATTGTTTTATCTTTTCTTTATGCTTTACTCCGAATCGCTGCTCTTCATCGACAACTAATAGCCCTAAATCTCGATACACAACGTCCTTGGATAGAATACGATGTGTACCGACTATGACATCTACCATCCCTTTTTTTAATCCATTAATCGTCTCTGTTTGCTGTTTTTTAGTACGGAAACGGCTAAGTAAACCAACTTCAATAGGGAACTCTTGAAAACGTTCTAACATTGTCTCGTAATGCTGTTGAGCAAGAATAGTAGTTGGACATAAAAAGGCAACCTGTTTTCCTTCCATTACCGCTTTAAAGGCGGCACGTATAGCTACTTCTGTTTTTCCATAACCAACATCTCCACAAATTAGACGATCCATCGGTCGTGGTTTTTCCATATCTTTTTTTACTTCTTGTATTGAACGAAGCTGATCATCCGTTTCTTCATATGGAAAAGCAGCCTCGAAGGATTGCTGCATTTCACCGTCCGGCTCAAATGCATATCCAACTTCCGATTCACGCTTTGCATAAAGTTTTATTAACTCATCCGCAATATCTTGAACAGCTGCAGATACTTTTGATTTTGTCTTTTTCCAATCCGCTCCGCCTAGTTTATGTAGCTTCGGATCCTTCTCCCCAGAAGCAACATACTTCTGAATAAGATCAATTTGGTCCACAGGAACAAATAGCTTATCTTCTCCACGGTAGCGTATGTGTAAATAATCTTTATGAATACCATTAACTAAAAGCGTTTCTATTCCGATATATTTCCCAATCCCATGATGTATATGTACAACATTATCGCCAGGCTTTATTTCCGAATAGCTTTTAATGCGCTCTGCATTCGTTACTTTTTGTGTTCTTGCTTTTCTCTTATGTTTTTGTTTAAATAACTCAGAATCGGTAATGACAGCAATGCGTTGGAGCGGTAATTCAAAACCAGCTTCCAAATCTCCGTCCACAATAAAAATTCCGGAGTTTTTCAAATCCTCCCCAGAAGCTCCAATCTTTGAAACTATTTCGTAATCTTCTAAAACAGTATGAACCTTTTGGACACGCTCTTTACCGTCAGCTAGAATTACTACTCGAAACTTTCCTTGTGAAAAACGATCAATCTCATTTTTCAATAGATGCATTTGTCCATGAAAGTTTTGCATTGGCTTACAGGAAAAGCCGATATTTTTTTTAATCGTTATACCTGAAAACGTACGAGAAAATAATGAAAAATATAATTTTTCATTTGGAAGCATCTGAATAATCTCTTTTAAATTATAAGAAGGTTTTACATCATGAACCGTTTTACCCTCCTCTAATAGAGCTAAAAACCAATCATTTTCTTCTCTTTCAAGTGTTTCGGTAACTTCTTGAATTCTTCCAAGCTCATCAAATAAAACCATTCCATTAGCATCGAAATAATTACCTAAAAAGCTATTATGTTCATCAAGCAACGACACGTACTTCATAAATTCTTTCGGCTGCTCACCTTGTTTTAAAAGTTCGATATCATGCTGGATATTTTGATAAAATTGCTCTTTCATTTCCGCTATTTTTACTTTTTTTAGACTTTCCGCTAAAGATTCTTCCAATTTATCGGCAAGTAATTTCTTTTTATTCTCAGTTAATACATATTCAGTAGCTGGTAATATTCGAATATCCTTTAATTTTTCTAATGAACGTTGGTCCTCTGCGGAAAATGTTCGAATAGAGTCTACCTCCGTATCAAACAACTCTATACGAATTGGGTGCTCTAAATAGAGTGGGTATATATCTACAATCCCACCTCTTAAAGCAAATTCACCAGGTGCAGTAACCATTGGTTGACGAACATAGCCCATATTTATAAGACTTTGTAATAGTGTATCTAACACTATTTCCTCGCCTTCCGATATGGAGACTGTGCTCTCTCGCCAATCCTTCACAGATGGCATATGTTTTTTAAGTCCAGCTATCGGCACAATATATACTCCATTTTTTTTCGATAGCATGTGATCTAACGTTTCGATTCTTTGTGCCCGTAACTCTGGACTAGCTATGGAAATGTCTGCAGCTATAAGCTCATCCGCAGGAAATAAGCGTACTAAATCTTCTCCAACTAGTTTTACTAAATCTTCCGTTAGCTTTTGAGCATGAAGTAAATTTGGTGTAACAATAAGAATAGCTTTTTTACGTGTACTATAGAGCATTTTACTAAAAACAGCTCTCGCACTGCCAGAGAGTCCTGTTATGAGCTGCTGATCTTGGCCGCTCTCTAATTCTTTTAATAGTTTTTGTATATGTGAATCTTCCCGTAATATATTGCTTAAAAGCTCCATTTCAATCCCCCGTTTTATAAGAAAAGCGTAAGGCGCCTGTATAGCCGCGAATGCTATTACTAATGCATAATAAGAAGATTAGTATTAGACTACTTAGCGGCTGGCACCAGTAACTAGACAATTAAAAAGTAGAAAACTGTAGGTGCCTTTTATCTACCCTGATAGACAACTTCAAAACAGAAAAAGGCTTTGCACACTATACCGTGCCAAAGCAACTCTACTGTATCCACTTTTTTAATGCATAGTAATTCGGAAATTTTTGGAGAGAACTTTGACACTCTTCACAAATACACTGTACTGTGAAATCCCCCTCATTTCCAAGTTCTATATATAAATCTTTTTCTTCAGGTGTTATTTCATTTTTTTTCAAAAAATGCTCATCTATAGAGTCCAAAGGCAATTGGCCTATTTCTGTTTCACAATGTCGACATTTATATCGTATGGTCATGCCCAAAACCTCCTTTTTAGGAAGTATAGGCCTAGACGTCATAATTTATGCACCATTATAAATATTCATCACTTCTAAAAAGGTTTTTGATAGCCACGCTTCACATGCATCGGCACTTTTTTTAACTGCATGTGCCATATCTGATTTTTCTTCTTCTGTGAATTTTGATAAAACATAATCAGGTACTTTCATTCCATTTTTAGGACGATCAATTCCAATACGAATTCGATTAAACTCCTGTGTACCTAAATGATGAATAAGAGATTTTATTCCATTATGACCTCCTGCACTTCCTTTTTGACGAAGACGGAGCTTTCCTACCTGTAAATCTAAATCATCATAAATAACGACAATCTCATCATTCTCAACGTTATAATAATCCATCATTGGTACAACGCACTCTCCAGATAAATTCATATACGTCAATGGTTTCAATAGCATCACTTTTTCTGTTCCGATATGAGCAACGCCATACATACCATTAAATTTTGATTGAGTCAGTGGAGTATTTAATCGATCAGCTAATTCATCTATAACATGAAAGCCTATATTGTGTCTGGTTGCCTCGTATTGTTTACCTGGATTCCCTAAACCGATGATGATTTTCATTCGTTTTCCATTCCTTTAATTACGTATTTCATTTATTTTAACATATACATAGAGAAAAACGCAGATTCTTCTGCGTTACAGACTGTAGACAAACTCGAATTTATTTTATATAGGATAGACTGGTTTTTCGAATCTTACCACTCGCTTTCCGCAGGCGAGCGCCAAGCCGCTTGGGCCAACACGATGTTGGTCATGAAGGCGTTGAGGCCCATAAGATGTGGGTCATGCAATCGTTGCCGTAGAATGCGGCGAACTTAGATTGCCTTCCATTTGATGAGGCGTACTTAGTCTTCCTTCCTTAAGCTGAGAGCACTGAAAAAGTCCTCAATGAGATTTCATAACAGTATTTACGTTCCAGGCGGACGCGTTCCGCCGGCATGGCTTCAGCCGCTTCCCTCGCTCGCTCGGTCCAGGGTCTTCAGCTCATGCTATTCCGGCTGGAGTCGCCGCCTTCCACTCCAATTAATATCAGTTTTTCAATTAGAAAACCATCCTGCCATTAATAGAGCAATTTTTATCACTTATATTTTTTCAATTAGTATTTATAGAAAATCGTTGGAAAAGGCGACACTCCTGCGGGAATAGCGTTAGCTGAAGACCCCGCAGCGTAGCGAGGAGGCTAAGGCAACGCCCGCGGAAAGGGAGCCGTTTCAACGATTTTCCTATTTATCGGACGACATTATTTAGTAAAGTCAAATTCTATTGACTTTTTCAGTATCCTCGCTAAGCAATACCTATTGTTTTTTTCTATTTTACTCAGGAAGAATAATCTTGATGTAATGAAAATGATGACAAAAAAACAAAATAACAACGATACCATTTATCCAACAGTCTTTTGTCTTCAATCTGAAACGCAGATTCTTATGCGTTAACAACTACAGAGAAAAAGAGATTGCCTTTTTGAGACAACCTCTTTTCTTTTAAAATTATTCTTCTGTTTTTGCTTCTTCAGTATCATTATTTTCTTCGGCTTCAGCATCTGTCATCTCTGTTTCTTCCTCTTCTACGCGAGGTGCTGAGACAGTCACTAATGTATAATCATCTTCATTTAAAATTGTATAGTTTGTTTTGTCGCGAATATCAGCAATAGTGATTGTATCACCAATTGCCATGTTCGTTACATCCACGTCAATACTATCTGGAATATCAGAAGGTTTTACTGTAATGGTTACTTCTCTGTTAGGTTGCTGAAGCGTTCCGCCCTCAGAAACTCCTACCGATTCACCAATGACATTAACCAAGACGTTCACTTCTAACTCTTCCTTCATATTAATCGCTAAAAAGTCCGCATGGATCATTTGACCTTTTAGGATATTCATTTGGTAGTCATTCAAAACGACGTTTACTTGTTTTCCGTCTACTTCTAGTTTCATGACTCCATTGCGTCCAACTTCTCGAATGGTTTTAGCTAAATCCTTCTCATCTACAGCAATAGATTGTGATTCCATTTGAAAACCATAAACTACAGCTGGGATGAAACCATTTTTCCTTAGTTGTGCATTTTCTTTATGCTCACGTTTTTTTGTTTTAACCAATGTATTCATCTATATCCATCCTCCTAAAAGTTCTTATCCTTATTAGATATATACCCATTATGAGGATGTTTCAAACGCTGGTAAGATTAATCAAATAAAGTACTTACTGACTTCTCTTCGAAAACGCGGACGATTGCATCGCCTAATAATTTTGCAACAGACAATTCTTTAATCTTAGGTGAAGTTTTATCTTCTGCAAGTTGAATAGAATTTGTAATAACTAACTCTTTAATAACAGAGTTATCTATACGTTCGATTGCTGGTCCAGATAATACAGGGTGTGTACAGCAAGCATAAACTTCTTTTGCACCACTTTCCATCAATGCTTTAGCAGCAATAGAAATAGTTCCAGCAGTATCGATAATATCATCAATTAGAATTGCCGTTTTTCCTTCTACATTACCAACGATATTCATTACTTCAGCAACGTTCGGACGAGGACGACGCTTATCGATAATAGCGATTGGAGCTTTCAAACGGTCTGCCATTTTACGAGCACGCGTAACTCCACCGTGGTCTGGTGATACAATAACAATTTCGGATGGATCTAAGTTTTTACCTAAGAAATAGTCAGATAAAATAGGTGAAGCAACTAAATGATCAATTGGAATATCAAAGAATCCTTGTATTTGTGGAGCATGTAAATCTAGCACGATTGCGCGTGTAGCTCCAGCCGTAGTTAATAGGTTTGCAACTAACTTCGCTGTGATTGGTTCACGTGCACGTGCTTTTCTATCTTGTCGAGCATATCCATAATAAGGTAAAACCACACTAACAGTACGAGCGGAAGCACGTTTTACTGCATCAAGCATGATTAATAATTCCATAATATGCTCATTTACAGGGCCAGAAGTGGATTGAACGATAAATACGTCACAACCACGGATACTTTCATCGATATTGATTTGAACTTCTCCATCACTAAATCTAGTAACTGTACTTTTTCCTAGCGGAACCCCTACTTCTTTTGCAATTTCTTCTGCTAACTTTTTATTAGAATTTAAAGTGAATATTTTCAATTTCGAATTTTTATATTGTTCTGGCATGATAATCCTCCTGAGTAGTGGGTTAATTTATTTTAGTTTATTTACATAGCCTTCTTTATTTTCTTGTCTAGCTCGACCAATCGCAAGAGCTTCTCCAGGCACATCATTTGTAATAGTAGAACCAGCAGCAACATACGAATTTTTGCCAATTGTTACTGGCGCTATTAAATTGGAGTTACAGCCAACAAAGGAATCATCTTCGATTGTAGTTTTAAACTTATTTTTACCATCGTAATTCACTGTTATGGTTCCACAACCTATATTCACATTTGAACCAATAGATGCGTCTCCCATATAGCTTAGATGTGAAATTTTACTTCCATTCCCTACTGTAGACTTTTTCACTTCTACAAAGTTTCCAATCTTCACATCATTTCCAACGTCTGACTGTGGTCGGATATGTGCAAACGGTCCGATTGAGGTATGATCGCCTACTTCGCTTGATAGAACAACCGAAGAATGAATAGTTGTTCCATTTCCAATTACACTTGAAACAATATGACTATTTGGTCCAATTGTGCAATTTTCTCCGATTATAGTCTTCCCTTCAATAATGACTCCAGGCTGAATAACAGTATCGGCACCTATTACTGCGTCGCTACTAATGTATGTATTCTGAGGATCTATGATTGTTACACCTTCACGCATATGATGATGTGCAATACGAGATCGCATAATTTGTTCTGCTTGAGAAAGGGCGATTCGATCATTTATTCCCAAAATTTCATCAAAATCTTTTGCTGCAAAAGCAGAAATTACTTCGCCTTCTTTTTGTAAAATCTCAATTACATCTGGTAAATAATATTCGCCTTGAGCATTTTCATTTTTTACTAATTTTAACGATTTAAATAATGCTTGATTATCAAAACAATATGTTCCCGAGTTAATCTCATTGACAAGTTGTTCATCTGATGTAGCATCTTTTTGTTCTACGATACTTTTAACATTTCCATCCTCTGAACGAATAATTCTTCCGTAACCAGTAGGATCATTCGCAATTGCTGTAAGAATGGTTGCTTTGGCACCTGATTGTTTATGGTGATTCAATAAGTCGCTCATTGTTT encodes:
- the yabP gene encoding sporulation protein YabP; protein product: MQFQAENQTITIPSGDHVISLRNRKRMDLTSVKSIERFDQQEFYVRTSQGILHIKGEDLKIVHLDVDKGLLTLDGIVRVMQYDEEQQLDGARGLLHKLFG
- a CDS encoding RNA-binding S4 domain-containing protein, which codes for MRLDKFLKVSRLIKRRTLAKEVADQGRITINGKVAKASSDVKAGDELSIRFGQKVVTAIVDAIRDSAKKEEAASMFTITKEERLEKVDPAFIDDED
- the mazG gene encoding nucleoside triphosphate pyrophosphohydrolase; the encoded protein is MNEITIIGLGASDLDQLPLGIYKKLKASEHLYVRTEQHPVLQELKTEGLTWKSFDEIYEKNDQFEGVYEEIVKTLLQLAIANPVTYAVPGHPLVAEQTVQLLIEAEQQGKAKINIEGGQSFLDPIFGALRIDPIEGFQLLDGTSLKRDDIQMNAHVLIGQVYDAFSASEVKLTLMEKYPDEYVVTIVTAAGSAQEKLTKVPLYELDRVMELDNLTTLYVPPILQQENRLKEWQTLRKIVADLRGPNGCPWDKEQTHTTLKKYAVEEVYELLQAIDEEDDDHIVEELGDVLLQVFLHAQIGEDNGYFSLEDVLESVSNKMIRRHPHVFGDVIATNSEDVLRNWQQIKAQEKKEHNESLLDGELRADSSLLTSYNFQKKVAKVGFDWPDVSGAWEKFDEELKEWKKELKDGNIDTQTDELGDVLFTLVNLARFYGLSPEQAIMQANEKFKRRFQYIESSVKKGKGDFTHYNLEELDSFWKDAKKLER
- a CDS encoding putative polysaccharide biosynthesis protein yields the protein MSNEWNMKTYMKGAAMLTIAAIIVKLLSAVYRVPFQNLVGDEGFYIYQQVYPFIGIVTTWTSFGFAVALSKILSEYKATKNDEAIPRIIQIAFVFIGIISILFFLLLFAGAEFLASTMGDVQLAPLLKAGSYVILLMPMLAVLKGKFQADGKMQPVAYAQVIEQAVRVIIILLGTWIVVSTSFDLYKAGSMAMYGAVAGELAGVVFLSYVYWRGLGNLHTNKPKQVVPIWPIVKDLTIVSISASISALLFLLFQLVDSFTIFQTLVESGLEKQQAMEMKGIYDRGQPLVQLGIVIASTLSLAIVPLVAHRINKEKGRTAIPFMQLTYRVAFTFGFAAALGLIVVLPYVNEMLFQTRAESFTLMVFACQIIWMSLILTLMAMLQGSGKVKIPTLFLLVGVFCKWLLNGMLVSSYGIVGAAIAGNISLAIVFLMMFYYFKKNWNISFASISFYKGIGIASLMMVICVTAYVWVADAILFDSLSSRLQSVVISISAVTLGATIFLLIIAKRRVIGEKEWFLLPFGRRMATFQLWLNKEK
- the spoVT gene encoding stage V sporulation protein T, translating into MKATGIVRRIDDLGRVVIPKEIRRTLRIREGDPLEIFTDREGEVILKKYSPINELGDFAKEYAETLYETLGTPVLISDRDEMIAVAGLSKKDYLNRRLSPDVEEIVSKRSIVTEKHENSVEWVPGVFESVKSYCIAPIISSGDPIGAVFLISKVHFVGEAELKAVETAANFLAKQMET
- the mfd gene encoding transcription-repair coupling factor; translation: MELLSNILREDSHIQKLLKELESGQDQQLITGLSGSARAVFSKMLYSTRKKAILIVTPNLLHAQKLTEDLVKLVGEDLVRLFPADELIAADISIASPELRAQRIETLDHMLSKKNGVYIVPIAGLKKHMPSVKDWRESTVSISEGEEIVLDTLLQSLINMGYVRQPMVTAPGEFALRGGIVDIYPLYLEHPIRIELFDTEVDSIRTFSAEDQRSLEKLKDIRILPATEYVLTENKKKLLADKLEESLAESLKKVKIAEMKEQFYQNIQHDIELLKQGEQPKEFMKYVSLLDEHNSFLGNYFDANGMVLFDELGRIQEVTETLEREENDWFLALLEEGKTVHDVKPSYNLKEIIQMLPNEKLYFSLFSRTFSGITIKKNIGFSCKPMQNFHGQMHLLKNEIDRFSQGKFRVVILADGKERVQKVHTVLEDYEIVSKIGASGEDLKNSGIFIVDGDLEAGFELPLQRIAVITDSELFKQKHKRKARTQKVTNAERIKSYSEIKPGDNVVHIHHGIGKYIGIETLLVNGIHKDYLHIRYRGEDKLFVPVDQIDLIQKYVASGEKDPKLHKLGGADWKKTKSKVSAAVQDIADELIKLYAKRESEVGYAFEPDGEMQQSFEAAFPYEETDDQLRSIQEVKKDMEKPRPMDRLICGDVGYGKTEVAIRAAFKAVMEGKQVAFLCPTTILAQQHYETMLERFQEFPIEVGLLSRFRTKKQQTETINGLKKGMVDVIVGTHRILSKDVVYRDLGLLVVDEEQRFGVKHKEKIKQLKTNVDVLTLTATPIPRTLHMSMIGVRDLSVIETPPKNRFPVQTYVMEYNGALVREAIERELARGGQAFYLYNRVEDITRKVDEIQMLVPTARVGFAHGQMPETELESVIISFLEGEYDVLVTTTIIETGIDIPNVNTLIIHDADKMGLSQLYQLRGRVGRSNRVAYAYLMHQRDKVLTDVAEKRLQAIKEFTELGSGFKIAMRDLSIRGAGNLLGSQQHGFIDSVGFDLYTQMLEDAIEEKRTGIKKEEIQDLEIVLSTDAYISDEYIPDGYQKIQMYKRVKAMDKEEEYMDLVDELQDRFGDIPLEAEKLLRIARMKVWGKDVGVESIKEVNKIVSIRFSTEGTQNIDGAMLVEKSMKYGRAIGFNMDNRNLVITIDERKTGKFNPFDVLEEMMRLLPEAKKEKSEVN
- a CDS encoding anti-sigma-F factor Fin, producing MTIRYKCRHCETEIGQLPLDSIDEHFLKKNEITPEEKDLYIELGNEGDFTVQCICEECQSSLQKFPNYYALKKWIQ
- the pth gene encoding aminoacyl-tRNA hydrolase, producing MKIIIGLGNPGKQYEATRHNIGFHVIDELADRLNTPLTQSKFNGMYGVAHIGTEKVMLLKPLTYMNLSGECVVPMMDYYNVENDEIVVIYDDLDLQVGKLRLRQKGSAGGHNGIKSLIHHLGTQEFNRIRIGIDRPKNGMKVPDYVLSKFTEEEKSDMAHAVKKSADACEAWLSKTFLEVMNIYNGA